One window from the genome of Spiractinospora alimapuensis encodes:
- a CDS encoding TetR family transcriptional regulator — MSAPPSGLAPEGADGTRGRDPERRRAILDAADTVIQRDGPDATMAAIAAEAGISKPILYRHFGDKNGLYRALAVRHVEPLVARIREELTLGSDLRERAHATIGVYLGVIGANLNLYRFLMHRATAEDPATRGNVGMMVRRLGEEMGAVFVAEGWIDAAPRARVVAHAVIGMVRETGEWWLDHPDVSLDQVVADLAAAVVGAVGAVSAQQ, encoded by the coding sequence GTGAGCGCGCCCCCCTCCGGACTGGCCCCGGAGGGGGCGGATGGGACTCGTGGTCGGGACCCGGAACGCCGACGCGCCATCCTGGACGCCGCCGACACCGTGATCCAGCGGGACGGCCCCGACGCCACGATGGCCGCCATCGCCGCCGAGGCCGGCATCAGCAAGCCCATCCTCTACCGGCACTTCGGCGACAAGAACGGCCTCTACCGGGCCCTCGCCGTCCGGCACGTGGAGCCCCTCGTCGCACGGATCCGCGAGGAGCTGACCCTCGGTTCGGACCTGCGGGAGCGGGCGCACGCCACGATCGGTGTGTACCTCGGCGTCATCGGGGCCAACCTGAACCTCTACCGGTTCCTGATGCACCGGGCCACCGCGGAGGATCCGGCGACGCGCGGCAACGTCGGGATGATGGTGCGCCGCCTGGGTGAGGAGATGGGTGCCGTCTTCGTGGCCGAGGGGTGGATCGACGCCGCGCCGCGCGCACGGGTCGTGGCGCACGCGGTCATCGGCATGGTGCGCGAAACGGGGGAGTGGTGGTTGGACCACCCCGACGTTTCGCTGGACCAGGTGGTCGCCGACCTCGCGGCGGCGGTCGTGGGTGCCGTCGGCGCGGTCTCCGCCCAACAGTGA
- a CDS encoding acyl-CoA dehydrogenase family protein, protein MSEGHPVFHPEPSDDVREVREWVHGFARDVIRPAAAEWDRREETPWPILQEAAKIGLYSLDFFATQWFEPSGLGIPVTYEELYWGDPGIGLALTGTTLAAVSVAATGTPEQQGEWVPPMFGDADDVRLGAFCSSEPDAGSDVGAIRTRARYDQARDEWVINGTKTWVTNGGIADVHVVVASVDPELGARGQATFVVPPGTKGLGQGQKFSKHGIRASHTAEVVLDDVRVPGRCLLGGKEKLDARLARAREGKRSGGQAAMKTFETSRPTVGAMAVGCARAAYECARDYTVEREQFGAPLANTQSVAFTLADMATRIDAARLLVWRAAWMGRNDRDFAQAEGSMSKLFASETATWVTQNAIRLLGGNGYTTEFPVERWHRDATIFTIFEGASEIQRLIIGRAVTGQPVR, encoded by the coding sequence ATGAGCGAAGGCCACCCCGTGTTCCATCCGGAACCCAGTGACGACGTTCGGGAGGTGCGGGAGTGGGTGCACGGATTCGCCCGCGACGTCATCCGGCCGGCCGCGGCGGAGTGGGATCGGCGGGAGGAGACCCCGTGGCCGATCCTGCAGGAAGCCGCCAAGATCGGACTCTACTCCCTGGACTTCTTCGCCACCCAGTGGTTCGAGCCCAGTGGGCTCGGCATCCCCGTCACCTACGAGGAGCTGTACTGGGGTGACCCCGGCATCGGGCTGGCGCTGACCGGGACCACCCTGGCCGCGGTGTCGGTCGCCGCCACGGGGACGCCGGAACAACAGGGCGAGTGGGTTCCCCCGATGTTCGGCGACGCCGACGACGTCCGCCTCGGCGCGTTCTGCTCCTCCGAGCCCGACGCGGGCAGCGACGTCGGGGCCATCCGGACCCGTGCGCGCTACGACCAGGCGCGCGACGAATGGGTGATCAACGGAACCAAGACCTGGGTGACCAACGGGGGCATCGCGGACGTCCACGTGGTGGTGGCCTCCGTGGACCCGGAGCTCGGCGCGCGGGGACAGGCGACCTTCGTCGTCCCTCCGGGAACCAAGGGGCTGGGGCAGGGCCAGAAGTTCTCCAAGCACGGGATCCGGGCGTCGCACACGGCCGAGGTCGTGCTGGACGACGTCCGTGTCCCCGGCCGCTGTCTGCTCGGCGGGAAGGAGAAGCTGGACGCGCGCCTGGCCCGCGCGAGGGAGGGCAAGCGGTCCGGCGGCCAGGCCGCGATGAAGACGTTCGAGACCTCCCGACCCACGGTCGGGGCCATGGCCGTGGGCTGTGCCCGCGCGGCCTACGAGTGCGCCCGGGACTACACGGTGGAGCGGGAGCAGTTCGGCGCCCCGCTGGCGAACACACAGTCCGTCGCGTTCACCCTGGCCGACATGGCGACGCGGATCGACGCGGCCCGCCTGCTGGTGTGGCGCGCGGCGTGGATGGGCCGCAACGACCGTGACTTCGCCCAGGCCGAGGGCTCGATGAGCAAACTCTTCGCCAGCGAGACGGCGACCTGGGTGACCCAGAACGCCATCCGCCTGTTGGGCGGGAACGGCTACACCACGGAGTTTCCGGTGGAACGCTGGCACCGCGACGCCACGATCTTCACCATCTTCGAGGGCGCGAGCGAGATCCAACGACTCATCATCGGACGGGCCGTCACCGGACAGCCCGTCCGATGA
- a CDS encoding helix-turn-helix domain-containing protein — protein MPQFGTKEILSLPEGVDLVTFGQRLRHLRRSRGLTLAQLGERVDRAPSQLSLLENGKREPKLSLLGSLAKALDVPVEELLSRQPPSRRAQLEIAVEEAQRDPLYRELNLPHLRVGKRVPNDVLEHLVGLYEELRRRDVKPTATPEEARRANADLRRQMRERGNYFEHVERAAQEVLHAVDYQGGALSQGMILAIATHCGFSLRYVQDLPRSVRSVTDMRNRRIFLRRESLGMHTPRTVLLQTLGHFVLDHARPRDFADFLRQRVEANYFAAAVLIPEETAAPYLQEAKAARDISVEDLRDVYSVSYEMAAHRFTNLSTRHLDLMGHFIRNDESGIIYKAYENDGLVFPTDDAGAIEGQRMCRYWAGRQVFTLADRYSVHYQYTDKPNGTHWCVAYVDPGRERNFAITLGVPYKESRWFRGRETTNRRRSGCPTGECCLRPPADLAARWEGQVWPSARAHSHVLAALPPGSFPGVDDTDVYRFLERYAVE, from the coding sequence ATGCCGCAGTTCGGAACCAAAGAAATCCTGTCTTTGCCTGAAGGTGTGGATCTTGTGACCTTTGGGCAGCGACTTCGGCACCTTCGCCGCAGCCGGGGGCTCACCCTGGCGCAACTGGGCGAGCGTGTCGACCGGGCCCCGTCCCAGCTCTCGCTGTTGGAGAACGGGAAGCGGGAGCCCAAGCTGTCGCTGCTGGGGTCCCTGGCCAAGGCGCTGGACGTCCCCGTGGAGGAGCTGCTGTCCCGTCAGCCGCCCAGCCGCCGCGCCCAGTTGGAGATCGCGGTGGAGGAGGCGCAGCGGGATCCCCTCTACCGGGAACTGAACCTCCCGCACCTGCGCGTCGGGAAACGGGTCCCCAACGACGTATTGGAGCACCTCGTGGGCCTGTACGAGGAGCTTCGTCGGCGCGACGTCAAACCGACGGCCACCCCCGAGGAGGCGCGCCGGGCCAACGCCGACCTCCGGCGCCAGATGCGTGAGCGGGGAAACTACTTCGAACACGTCGAGCGGGCGGCCCAAGAGGTCCTGCACGCGGTCGACTACCAGGGGGGCGCCCTGTCACAGGGCATGATCCTCGCGATCGCCACCCACTGCGGGTTCTCCCTGCGCTACGTCCAGGACCTGCCACGGTCGGTCCGTTCGGTCACCGACATGCGCAACCGGCGCATCTTCCTGCGCCGGGAGAGCCTCGGTATGCACACACCCCGCACGGTGCTGCTGCAGACACTCGGCCACTTCGTCCTGGATCACGCGCGGCCACGCGACTTCGCCGACTTCCTACGGCAGCGGGTCGAGGCCAACTACTTCGCTGCCGCGGTCCTCATCCCGGAGGAGACCGCCGCCCCCTACCTCCAGGAGGCGAAGGCCGCCCGCGACATCTCGGTCGAGGATCTGCGTGACGTGTACTCGGTGTCCTACGAGATGGCGGCGCACCGGTTCACCAACCTCTCCACGCGACACCTGGACCTGATGGGCCACTTCATCCGCAACGACGAGTCGGGCATCATCTACAAGGCCTACGAGAACGACGGCCTGGTGTTTCCCACCGACGACGCCGGCGCGATCGAGGGACAACGGATGTGTCGGTACTGGGCCGGCCGGCAGGTCTTCACCCTCGCGGACCGTTACTCCGTCCACTACCAGTACACCGACAAGCCCAACGGCACGCACTGGTGTGTGGCCTACGTGGACCCGGGGCGGGAGCGCAACTTCGCCATCACCCTGGGTGTTCCCTACAAGGAGTCGCGCTGGTTCCGTGGACGCGAGACGACCAACCGGCGGCGTTCGGGCTGTCCGACGGGAGAGTGCTGTCTGCGCCCGCCCGCCGACCTCGCCGCGCGGTGGGAGGGGCAGGTGTGGCCCTCGGCGCGCGCCCACTCCCACGTGCTCGCCGCGTTGCCCCCGGGCAGTTTTCCGGGCGTGGACGACACCGACGTCTACCGGTTCCTGGAGCGATACGCGGTGGAGTGA